One Fuerstiella marisgermanici DNA window includes the following coding sequences:
- a CDS encoding multicopper oxidase family protein, whose protein sequence is MTSHHPNPGRREFLKHGGFAAAVLTAATAAAQDEKPGTGHHQHGQHNAAQAPPAMPPTVEHRHDHVEAVYDGFSRYVPSRGNDPDSDYYIGKLVPGFRKAEDGPAPFEAPDLDKLPFTLKDGVKEFHLVPQSVQREFLPGQMMNVWGFNGSMPGPTIEINQGDRVRIVVTNELPEETTVHWHGFELPVQYDGSHTMTQNPIKPGETFVYEFDVHEHGTFWYHTHVAMQETHGMVGWMIVHPAKPIGPPVDRDFGLLFQNFAIKPNQTINNSWSMDWNWHTINGRSGPYSTPLVVKHGERVRVRLMNFSPIQHHPVHLHGHTFWVTGHEGARMPKSAWVPRNTELVAVAQASNFEFIANNPGDWMFHCHMTHHMMNHMVNHVGPTIRDFEDVDQYLTNLESRPSVPLQRTDPKFDVPGYPQGMKHGSMSPEFMKAIWGRREFMGMRSTVAMSLMGLMTCLRVLPEDLYHKVMETDEPIEKGAVFQAIVNRFGNPADYKQAPMNMMHGR, encoded by the coding sequence ATGACCAGCCATCACCCCAATCCGGGCCGACGTGAATTTCTGAAACACGGCGGCTTTGCCGCGGCTGTTCTGACCGCTGCGACTGCGGCCGCTCAGGACGAAAAGCCGGGGACCGGACATCATCAACACGGTCAGCACAATGCGGCACAGGCTCCACCAGCTATGCCACCCACGGTCGAACACCGGCATGACCATGTCGAAGCGGTGTACGATGGGTTTTCACGCTATGTTCCGAGTCGAGGCAATGATCCTGACAGCGACTACTATATCGGCAAACTGGTGCCCGGATTTCGTAAAGCGGAAGATGGGCCGGCACCTTTCGAAGCTCCGGATCTGGATAAGCTTCCCTTCACTCTGAAAGACGGCGTGAAAGAATTTCACCTTGTCCCGCAATCAGTGCAGCGAGAATTCCTGCCGGGGCAAATGATGAACGTTTGGGGCTTCAACGGTTCGATGCCGGGACCGACGATTGAGATCAATCAGGGCGATCGAGTTCGCATTGTCGTGACCAACGAGCTGCCGGAAGAAACGACTGTCCACTGGCACGGATTCGAACTGCCGGTGCAGTACGACGGTTCGCACACGATGACCCAGAACCCCATCAAACCGGGGGAGACTTTCGTCTACGAATTCGACGTCCACGAACACGGCACGTTCTGGTACCACACGCATGTTGCCATGCAGGAGACGCACGGAATGGTGGGCTGGATGATCGTTCATCCGGCAAAGCCGATTGGACCACCCGTGGATCGAGACTTCGGTCTGTTGTTTCAGAACTTTGCCATCAAGCCAAACCAGACGATCAACAATTCGTGGTCCATGGACTGGAACTGGCACACAATCAACGGACGCAGCGGACCATACTCAACACCACTGGTGGTTAAGCACGGGGAACGTGTACGAGTTCGCCTGATGAACTTCTCACCGATCCAGCATCATCCGGTTCACCTGCACGGCCACACGTTCTGGGTCACCGGCCACGAAGGAGCACGGATGCCGAAGTCTGCCTGGGTTCCTCGAAACACGGAACTGGTCGCGGTGGCTCAGGCGAGCAACTTTGAGTTCATCGCCAACAATCCCGGCGACTGGATGTTCCACTGTCACATGACTCACCACATGATGAATCACATGGTGAACCATGTCGGCCCGACGATTCGCGACTTCGAAGACGTCGATCAGTATCTCACGAATCTCGAAAGTCGACCTTCAGTGCCGCTGCAACGCACCGATCCGAAATTCGATGTGCCCGGATATCCTCAGGGAATGAAACACGGTTCGATGAGCCCGGAGTTCATGAAGGCCATCTGGGGCCGCCGCGAATTCATGGGCATGCGATCGACTGTTGCGATGTCACTGATGGGACTGATGACATGCCTGCGCGTGCTGCCGGAAGACCTTTATCACAAGGTAATGGAAACCGATGAGCCAATTGAAAAAGGGGCTGTGTTTCAGGCAATCGTCAACCGTTTCGGCAACCCGGCTGACTACAAACAAGCTCCCATGAACATGATGCACGGGCGCTGA
- a CDS encoding efflux RND transporter permease subunit, which translates to MKWLLTFCLRERFLVLLAMFGLIAAGWYSAQTVPIDAIPNVGENQVIVLTEWMGRSPKDIEDQVTYPLSVALQAVPGAKSVRGKSMFGFSFVQVTFGDDIDFYWARSRVSEQLTTVAGSLPDDVSPVLAPDATALGQIYYYVLEPPAGMDLAELRSKQDFFVKYSLQSVEGVAEVASIGGYVKQYQIDVDPDELRYHNLPLSSVITAVKASNIDVGAKTIEQSGMEFIVRGRGFIGSGKSEAETIEQIKDTVVATRDGVPVTIGQLAAVQTGPAFRRGALDFNGQEAVGGVVVMRYGENPRAVIDRLEEKIASLEKDLGGIRIVGVYDRTLLIDETIGTLTKALTEETIITIIVMILFLLHIRASLIIALTLPTAVLMSFIAMRVFGVDANIMSLAGTAIAIGTMVDMGIIVLENIYEGLAEWEVAQASGDSTSAKAGATQFDVIRDSAAEVIPAVMTAVTTTIVSFLPVFFLTGRDHRMFSPLAWTKTFALAASLIVAVTLVPMLCRMLLTGGKKKTFTTVASSLGFAVLLTSLTYLWRSQLSSATHLPVSLLMLLAVCVGLLVGWWMSRERVRSMEENPVSRFVRWLYGGRLQFALNHKLIALAFPATILFVGLGAWLGFPTILQPVERFARSMGAELNNVPGYVDAKHTFTGLKSDDWIALDEGSWFYMPSLYPAAGFTQAMEVLQTQDAMIKQIPEVANVLGKIGRVESALDPAPAAMIETYIMLKPKSEWREGVTERSIWDEINKVATVPGVTPASPLQPIEGRVVMLQSGIKASMAIRIYGDDLQGLSEAALAVSDHLKSLPMVNAGTVSPDIVMGKPYVEFEVDRKEAARYGMNTMMVNQIVAAGLGGLDVTETVEGRERYPIQVRFDRSVRDHVEDMNEVAVVTHTGEVVPLKHLATMTQVWGPGAINSEDARLVAHVSFSPARQGGDLETVEAVMASLTKARNAASANPQDISDGLHFPDGNFELQAVGSFQNQIEANQRLMWIIPVVVLINLLLHYLHFRDLPLSLVVFSGIPFAAAGGMICVAVMGVDTNTAMWVGFIALFGLAADDGIVIATYMKTVLDERDIRSVAELREAIYFAGLKRVRPCLMTTITTLAALVPVLISTGRGADVARAMALPVFGGMLIEPFTSFIVPTLYCAYREFTMRTGLEQVPETSPVATSNIAEVPQ; encoded by the coding sequence ATGAAGTGGCTGCTGACATTCTGCCTTCGAGAACGCTTTCTCGTTTTACTGGCCATGTTCGGTTTGATTGCCGCTGGCTGGTATTCGGCGCAAACAGTTCCGATTGATGCCATTCCCAACGTCGGTGAAAATCAGGTGATTGTTCTGACCGAATGGATGGGACGATCCCCCAAGGACATCGAAGACCAGGTGACATATCCTCTGTCCGTCGCCCTGCAGGCCGTGCCTGGTGCCAAGAGTGTTCGTGGCAAGAGCATGTTTGGCTTTAGCTTTGTGCAGGTCACGTTTGGCGACGACATCGATTTCTACTGGGCCCGATCGCGTGTTTCTGAACAGCTCACCACTGTTGCCGGGTCGCTGCCGGATGACGTCAGTCCCGTGCTGGCACCGGATGCGACGGCTCTGGGACAGATTTATTATTACGTCCTCGAACCGCCTGCAGGCATGGACCTTGCCGAACTCAGGTCGAAGCAGGACTTCTTCGTGAAGTATTCGCTGCAGTCCGTGGAAGGCGTCGCTGAGGTCGCATCGATTGGTGGCTACGTTAAGCAATACCAAATCGACGTTGACCCCGACGAACTGCGGTACCACAACCTTCCGTTAAGTTCCGTCATCACTGCCGTCAAAGCGTCAAACATCGACGTCGGTGCCAAAACGATCGAACAAAGCGGAATGGAATTCATCGTTCGTGGTCGCGGTTTCATTGGTTCCGGAAAGTCCGAAGCTGAGACAATCGAACAGATCAAAGACACAGTCGTAGCTACGCGCGATGGTGTCCCCGTCACCATCGGTCAACTTGCCGCAGTGCAGACAGGTCCGGCATTCCGTCGTGGTGCGCTGGACTTCAACGGGCAGGAAGCGGTCGGTGGTGTCGTCGTGATGCGGTACGGTGAGAACCCTCGTGCGGTCATCGATCGACTTGAAGAAAAGATCGCCTCGCTGGAAAAAGATCTCGGCGGTATTCGGATCGTCGGCGTCTATGACCGCACACTGTTGATCGACGAAACGATCGGCACGCTGACGAAGGCGCTCACGGAAGAGACCATCATCACCATCATTGTGATGATCTTGTTTTTGCTGCACATTCGAGCCAGTCTGATCATTGCCTTGACGCTGCCGACGGCTGTGTTGATGTCGTTTATTGCGATGAGAGTTTTCGGTGTCGACGCAAATATCATGTCGCTGGCAGGTACCGCGATCGCCATCGGTACGATGGTCGATATGGGCATCATCGTGCTGGAAAACATCTACGAAGGCTTGGCTGAGTGGGAAGTGGCACAGGCGTCCGGGGACAGCACATCAGCAAAAGCTGGTGCGACGCAGTTCGACGTCATTCGCGACTCTGCTGCGGAAGTCATTCCAGCAGTGATGACGGCTGTGACGACAACCATCGTCAGTTTTCTGCCCGTCTTCTTCCTGACAGGGCGCGATCATCGAATGTTCTCCCCGCTGGCATGGACAAAAACATTCGCACTCGCCGCCAGCCTGATTGTTGCCGTGACGCTCGTTCCGATGCTGTGCCGCATGCTGTTGACCGGTGGCAAAAAGAAGACGTTTACGACAGTCGCATCATCCCTTGGATTCGCCGTGCTGCTGACATCGCTCACTTATTTGTGGCGTTCACAATTGTCGAGTGCCACCCACCTGCCGGTAAGTCTGTTGATGCTGCTTGCTGTCTGTGTCGGCTTGCTTGTGGGGTGGTGGATGTCGCGCGAACGCGTGCGGTCAATGGAAGAGAATCCCGTCAGTCGGTTCGTTCGCTGGCTGTACGGTGGACGGTTGCAATTCGCCCTGAATCACAAACTGATCGCATTGGCATTTCCCGCAACCATTCTGTTCGTCGGACTCGGAGCGTGGCTGGGCTTTCCCACGATTCTGCAACCGGTCGAACGTTTTGCCCGCAGCATGGGTGCGGAACTCAACAACGTGCCGGGCTACGTAGACGCCAAGCACACGTTCACCGGGCTAAAGAGTGACGACTGGATCGCTCTGGACGAAGGCAGTTGGTTTTACATGCCCAGTCTTTACCCAGCGGCCGGGTTTACTCAGGCGATGGAAGTCCTGCAGACTCAGGACGCCATGATCAAGCAGATTCCGGAAGTCGCGAATGTGTTGGGCAAGATTGGGCGAGTCGAATCAGCGCTCGATCCGGCACCGGCCGCGATGATCGAAACCTACATCATGCTGAAGCCAAAGTCCGAATGGCGCGAGGGCGTGACAGAACGATCAATCTGGGACGAAATCAACAAAGTGGCCACCGTTCCCGGAGTCACTCCCGCATCGCCGCTGCAGCCGATTGAAGGTCGAGTGGTGATGCTGCAGAGCGGTATTAAGGCCTCGATGGCCATCCGAATTTACGGCGACGATCTGCAGGGGCTTTCGGAAGCGGCTTTGGCAGTTTCCGATCATCTCAAGTCGCTTCCCATGGTCAACGCGGGAACCGTCAGCCCAGACATCGTAATGGGCAAACCGTACGTGGAATTCGAGGTCGATCGCAAAGAAGCGGCTCGCTACGGCATGAATACCATGATGGTGAATCAGATCGTCGCGGCAGGACTGGGGGGACTTGACGTCACTGAAACCGTCGAAGGACGCGAACGCTACCCGATTCAGGTGCGATTCGATCGCAGCGTGCGAGACCATGTGGAGGACATGAACGAAGTTGCGGTGGTCACGCACACTGGCGAAGTCGTGCCGCTCAAACACCTCGCAACCATGACTCAGGTCTGGGGCCCCGGAGCGATCAACAGCGAAGACGCTCGGCTGGTCGCCCACGTTTCGTTCTCGCCCGCTCGACAGGGAGGGGATCTGGAAACGGTGGAGGCCGTGATGGCGTCATTGACTAAGGCCCGAAACGCGGCATCGGCGAATCCGCAGGACATCAGTGATGGCCTGCACTTTCCAGACGGTAACTTTGAATTGCAGGCGGTCGGTTCCTTTCAAAATCAGATCGAAGCCAATCAGCGGCTGATGTGGATCATTCCGGTGGTGGTACTGATCAACCTGCTGCTGCACTACCTTCACTTTCGCGACCTCCCGCTGTCACTGGTTGTGTTCTCAGGCATTCCCTTCGCAGCGGCGGGAGGCATGATTTGTGTGGCAGTCATGGGAGTCGACACAAACACGGCCATGTGGGTCGGCTTCATCGCATTGTTCGGCCTCGCTGCCGACGACGGCATCGTGATTGCAACCTACATGAAAACGGTGCTCGACGAACGAGACATTCGCAGCGTCGCAGAACTTCGCGAAGCCATTTACTTCGCGGGCCTCAAGCGAGTCCGTCCCTGCCTGATGACCACGATCACCACGCTTGCTGCTCTGGTGCCGGTCCTGATCTCAACGGGACGAGGAGCCGATGTCGCACGAGCAATGGCGCTGCCGGTGTTCGGTGGCATGCTGATTGAACCGTTCACGTCGTTCATCGTGCCCACACTGTACTGCGCTTATCGAGAATTCACGATGCGAACCGGGCTGGAACAGGTTCCGGAAACATCGCCTGTGGCAACTTCAAACATCGCTGAAGTACCCCAATGA
- a CDS encoding efflux RND transporter periplasmic adaptor subunit, whose translation MPSTRKNTTLQRLKAVLAYIGLPLMFFVAGASLFFVLGLMQRIGWISAGEGTSTVSASAAADVEYICPMMCVPPLKEPGRCPVCAMELVPATGKNADGDDRSIIVDPASRRVANIQTVSVKSRSVERTIRSVGELQYDEGSLKTITAYSGGRIERLFVDYTGAVVEKGDRLAFLYSPQLHAAQVEFLQASKMQTGSSRLQAVAEANRLLRLNARQKLVELGMSETQIATLERNGKPDSRLDILAPLAGTVINRMVSQGQTVQDGEPLFQLADLSSVWLMLELFPQDAAAVRYGQRVDATLKSIPGETFSGRIAFVDPDVDPKTRTVNVRVVIGNKDGRLRIGDYARAEIVVPVGDSDRKQIYDPELASKWISPRHPHIVSDKPGQCPLCGDDLIAASKLGFTITPPAEFKSLVVPRNAVLQAAGHSVTYVEEEPGRFAIRRVIAGPTVGDEIVIEQGLAADEKIATRGNFLLDSQMQLAGNPSLIDPTRAAEPLKMIPGFDATMLAAIQMLPDADQPAALEQVICPVTKFKLGSMGIPPKVSVAGKDIYLCCEGCRDSLMKDPESYVSMLETMKAEGTLHDAASEDATMPEIPAIGAIEDVEAIDDSALPPIGEMQLVPPPGIIESADSTEGDQQ comes from the coding sequence ATGCCTTCAACTCGCAAAAACACAACTCTGCAGCGTCTCAAGGCTGTGCTGGCGTACATCGGGCTGCCGCTCATGTTCTTCGTTGCCGGGGCCAGCCTGTTTTTTGTGCTGGGGCTGATGCAGCGAATCGGCTGGATCTCGGCGGGTGAGGGCACTTCAACAGTCTCAGCGTCGGCTGCTGCTGACGTTGAATACATCTGCCCGATGATGTGCGTTCCCCCGCTGAAAGAACCCGGTCGCTGTCCAGTGTGTGCCATGGAACTGGTTCCCGCAACGGGAAAGAACGCTGACGGAGACGATCGTTCGATTATTGTCGATCCGGCGTCGCGGCGAGTTGCCAACATTCAAACGGTTTCGGTGAAATCAAGATCCGTTGAACGGACAATCCGCTCCGTTGGTGAGCTGCAGTACGACGAAGGCAGTCTGAAAACGATCACCGCATATTCCGGTGGCCGTATCGAACGGTTGTTCGTTGATTATACGGGAGCCGTCGTTGAGAAAGGCGACCGGCTGGCGTTTTTGTACTCTCCACAACTGCATGCAGCTCAGGTGGAGTTTCTCCAAGCGTCGAAAATGCAAACCGGAAGCTCGCGACTGCAGGCCGTCGCGGAAGCCAACCGATTGCTGCGGCTGAATGCTCGCCAGAAACTGGTTGAGCTGGGTATGAGTGAAACGCAAATCGCGACGCTCGAACGCAACGGAAAACCAGACAGCCGTCTCGACATTCTCGCACCGCTGGCTGGCACGGTGATCAATCGTATGGTGTCTCAGGGGCAAACGGTCCAAGATGGCGAACCTCTGTTTCAACTGGCCGACCTTTCGTCCGTCTGGCTAATGCTGGAACTGTTTCCACAGGACGCGGCTGCCGTCCGGTACGGACAGCGTGTTGACGCCACGCTAAAGTCGATCCCGGGAGAAACATTCTCCGGCAGAATTGCTTTTGTCGATCCAGACGTCGATCCGAAAACTCGAACGGTCAATGTTCGAGTCGTCATCGGTAACAAGGACGGGCGACTACGCATCGGTGACTACGCTCGCGCAGAAATCGTGGTGCCGGTCGGTGATTCGGATCGGAAGCAGATCTATGACCCGGAACTGGCCAGCAAATGGATCAGCCCACGGCATCCCCACATCGTTTCCGACAAACCCGGCCAATGTCCGTTGTGCGGAGACGACCTGATTGCCGCGTCGAAACTGGGATTTACCATTACGCCGCCAGCAGAATTCAAATCGCTGGTCGTGCCTCGAAACGCCGTGCTTCAGGCGGCGGGACACAGTGTGACCTATGTGGAAGAAGAGCCTGGTCGGTTTGCTATTCGCCGAGTCATCGCGGGGCCGACTGTTGGTGATGAAATCGTGATAGAACAGGGTCTCGCGGCTGATGAGAAGATTGCGACTCGCGGAAACTTCCTACTGGATTCGCAGATGCAGCTTGCCGGGAATCCGTCTCTGATTGATCCCACGCGGGCCGCCGAACCGTTGAAGATGATTCCCGGGTTCGATGCAACGATGCTGGCGGCCATTCAAATGCTCCCGGATGCCGATCAACCGGCGGCGTTAGAGCAGGTCATCTGTCCGGTGACGAAATTCAAGCTGGGATCGATGGGTATTCCGCCAAAGGTCTCGGTCGCCGGCAAAGACATCTACTTGTGCTGCGAAGGTTGTCGCGACAGCCTGATGAAAGACCCAGAAAGCTACGTCAGCATGCTGGAAACCATGAAGGCGGAGGGCACGCTCCATGATGCCGCCAGTGAAGATGCCACGATGCCGGAAATACCTGCCATCGGAGCCATCGAAGACGTCGAGGCCATTGACGACAGCGCACTGCCACCAATTGGCGAGATGCAGCTTGTGCCACCACCTGGGATCATTGAATCGGCCGACTCAACGGAGGGCGATCAGCAATGA